From one Bos javanicus breed banteng chromosome 15, ARS-OSU_banteng_1.0, whole genome shotgun sequence genomic stretch:
- the LOC133261293 gene encoding olfactory receptor 52A1-like yields the protein MSISNVTIFMPSVLTLIGIPGLESVQCWIGIPFCAMYLITMTGNFLLLIIIISEHSLHQPMYIFLGMLGVTDIALSTSIVPKMLGIFWFHVTEIYFDSCLLQMWLIHTFQCTESGILLAMALDRYVAICYPLRHAAVFSHQLVTQIAAMVTLRAAVLVAPCLVLIRFRLQFYHTTVISHSYCEHMAVVKLAAENIRVNKIYGLFVAFTVAGLDIVLIMLSYIQIFITVFRLPQKKARLKAFNTCVAHICVFLQFYSLGFFSFFAHRFGSHIPPYIHILFSSTYLLVPPFLNPLVYGAKTKQIRVPVVKIFCSKNLL from the coding sequence ATGTCCATTTCCAACGTTACAATCTTCATGCCTTCTGTGTTGACCCTTATAGGGATCCCAGGCCTAGAGTCTGTGCAGTGCTGGATTGGGATTCCATTTTGTGCCATGTATCTAATCACTATGActggaaatttcttgcttttGATTATCATCATATCAGAACACAGCCTCCATCAGCCCATGTATATTTTCCTAGGCATGTTAGGAGTCACAGATATTGCTCTCAGCACAAGCATTGTGCCCAAGATGCTTGGAATCTTCTGGTTTCATGTAACAGAGATATATTTTGATTCTTGCTTGCTTCAAATGTGGCTCATCCACACATTTCAGTGCACAGAATCAGGCATCCTCCTAGCCATGGCCCTGGACCGCTATGTAGCCATCTGTTATCCACTCAGACATGCTGCCGTCTTCTCTCACCAGTTAGTCACTCAAATAGCAGCTATGGTAACACTCAGGGCTGCCGTTCTTGTAGCACCATGCCTAGTACTGATAAGGTTTCGATTACAGTTTTACCATACAACAGTCATCTCTCATTCCTACTGTGAACATATGGCTGTTGTGAAACTGGCTGCAGAAAATATCAGGGTCAACAAAATCTATGGTTTGTTTGTGGCCTTCACTGTTGCTGGGCTTGACATTGTATTAATCATGTTGTCCTACATACAGATATTCATCACAGTTTTTCGTTTGCCTCAGAAGAAGGCTAGGTTGAAAGCATTCAACACTTGTGTCGCTCACATCTGTGTCTTCCTCCAGTTCTACTCCCTtggtttcttctccttttttgcaCATAGATTTGGTTCTCACATTCCTCCTTATATTCACATCCTCTTTTCTAGCACTTATCTGCTGGTCCCTCCATTTCTTAATCCACTTGTCTATGGTGCAAAGACCAAACAGATCCGTGTCCCTgtggtaaaaatattttgttcaaaAAATTTACTGTGA